In Aegilops tauschii subsp. strangulata cultivar AL8/78 chromosome 3, Aet v6.0, whole genome shotgun sequence, one genomic interval encodes:
- the LOC109739058 gene encoding vacuolar lysine transporter YPQ1 codes for MGIFSGTPPPSCPSAPHCAEWAKVYLKYCLCSTKDGVALGLGLASVLSWGIAEVPQIITNYKQKSTEGLSIAFLMTWIVGDLFNLVGCFLEPATLPTQFYMALLYTITTMILTGQTIYYSHIYHLKVKKTGTTAKSQKHQRGDASLREKLLGHRDEAFKNNIQSGPIIPIPSSPIQVNTEVFRQLHGSVSPGSDYYYASARSLSRSPVPTGTWLGNNRQATKVPPQMNDEGASLFGEFVPAQSAPAAITKDSLSVVPWISVVLGMCVLHILVGTAHRDASNEIIIPVGRKLLVVADDHAGSSLNHGSGSGIGSFLGWAMAVIYMGGRLPQIFLNMQRGHAEGLSPLMFTFALVGNTTYVGSILVNSLDWARLRPNLPWLVDAGGCVLLDSFIILQFLYFHYRNQSGRDELDNLDKA; via the exons ATGGGTATCTTCAGTGGAACGCCTCCTCCGAGCTGCCCATCAGCTCCGCATTGTGCGGAATGGGCTAAAGTCTATCTGAAGTACTGTCTGTGCAGTACAAAGGATGGTGTTGCCCTGGGTCTTGGACTGGCTAGTGTCCTCAGTTGGGGTATCGCCGAGGTGCCGCAGATCATAACAAATTACAAACAGAAGTCAACAGAAGGCCTTTCTATTGCCTTTCTGATGACCTGGATAGTTGG GGACTTGTTTAACCTTGTCGGCTGTTTCCTGGAACCTGCTACT CTGCCGACACAGTTTTACATGGCATTG CTATATACCATCACAACTATGATTCTTACTGGACAGACAATATACTATAGCCACATCTACCATCTTAAAGTAAAGAAAACTGGGACAACTGCCAAG TCTCAGAAACATCAACGAGGGGATGCTTCATTGCGCGAAAAGCTTTTGGGACATAGGGACGAGGCGTTCAAAAATAATATTCAGTCAGGTCCGATTATTCCTATCCCGAGCTCACCTATCCAGGTGAACACAGAAGTATTCCGGCAACTTCATGGTTCAGTCAGCCCCGGCTCAGATTACTACTATGC GTCAGCAAGATCTCTATCGAGGAGCCCAGTGCCTACAGGTACATGGTTGGGGAATAATCGCCAGGCAACAAAAGTTCCTCCACAAATGAACGACGAAGGTGCATCTTTATTTGGCGAGTTTGTTCCAGCACAGTCTGCACCAGCTGCTATTACAAAAGATTCCCTCTCAGTG GTACCATGGATTTCTGTTGTCTTGGGCATGTGTGTGTTGCATATTTTGGTTGGAACCGCGCATAGGGACGCTTCCAATGAAATTATCATCCCTGTCGGCAGAAAGCTCTTAGTTGTAGCG GATGACCATGCAGGTTCATCTCTGAACCATGGCAGTGGAAGTGGAATTGGAAGCTTTCTTGGTTGGGCCATGGCAGTTATCTATATGGGCGGACGACTTCCCCAGATCTTCTTAAAT ATGCAAAGAGGCCATGCCGAG GGGCTCAGTCCGCTAATGTTTACCTTTGCTTTAGTGGGGAATACGACATATGTTGGGAG TATCCTTGTGAATAGTTTGGACTGGGCACGACTTAGACCAAATCTGCCGTGGCTTGTAGATGCTGGAGGATGCGTTTTGCTTGATTCTTTC ATTATTCTTCAGTTCCTTTATTTTCATTACCGGAATCAAAGTGGGCGTGATGAACTTGACAATTTGGATAAAGCCTAA